The following is a genomic window from Pseudomonas sp. FP2335.
TGGATAGCGATACGGCGGGGGTGCTGTCTGACCGCCTGATGGATCAAGCGAGAGCCAGCCATGAACGGTTGATGCAGCTGTGAGCAGTCAAACCCTCACCGTAAACGATCTGCAACTGACGCTACGCCGCAGCGCGCGGCGCAAGACGTTACAGATCACCGTCGAACGTGACGGCGCACTTATCCTGTCTGCCCCGCCAGAGGTTGAGGAGCAAGCGCTGCGGCAATTCGTAGCGGAAAAAAGCTTCTGGATTTACTCGCGTCTTGCCGAAAAGGAACGCCTGCAGCGCTCCATCCCCACCAAGGAATACGTCGACGGAGAGGGGTTTCTGTATTTGGGACGAAGTTATCGCCTCAAACTGGTTGATGAGCAGGATGGGCCATTAAAACTTTCTGCTGGTCGCTTCCGCCTGCTGCGTAGCGAACTGCCAAGAGCCCGCGAACATTTCATCCGTTGGTATAGCGAACATGCCCGCAGCTGGCTCGCCTTACG
Proteins encoded in this region:
- a CDS encoding M48 family metallopeptidase, which encodes MSSQTLTVNDLQLTLRRSARRKTLQITVERDGALILSAPPEVEEQALRQFVAEKSFWIYSRLAEKERLQRSIPTKEYVDGEGFLYLGRSYRLKLVDEQDGPLKLSAGRFRLLRSELPRAREHFIRWYSEHARSWLALRVENHQARMDLTPSGVRVQDLGYRWGSCGKGAQLYFHWKTILLPKPIAEYVVVHEMVHLQEPHHTPEFWLRLERVMPDYAQRKTWLAEHGIDVEGI